A genomic window from Dermatophilaceae bacterium Sec6.4 includes:
- a CDS encoding site-specific integrase, with translation MPPTTPHRPLGPVGDLEPDSGGGISWATAVAAFLCRPTAPTTKRTYAILLGRIGAQLPEGAGLGDLSAYDYQAALVGAYDNAAPATFNLATGALRGLLNHAADWEWCPDTVPYRFARLARPRKITHDHNRALTREVIERLCTNPRHGLRERTLWRMLYETAARANEVLRLDVGDLDLSNRTAHTIRKGGDRDTLHYATGTARLLPRLLAGRTGGPVFLSSRPPRTTALPAVIDLDTATGHARLSYRQAAALFTDATNGATLHQLRHSALTHLANTGTSGPLLMAKSRHAALTSLQQYVHPSQTAIAQLTTGLDHNDRT, from the coding sequence ATGCCCCCAACGACCCCGCACCGCCCCCTCGGCCCCGTCGGCGACCTCGAGCCCGACTCGGGCGGCGGGATCAGTTGGGCGACGGCCGTGGCCGCGTTCCTGTGCCGCCCGACCGCGCCAACGACTAAACGCACCTACGCGATCCTGTTGGGTCGGATCGGCGCGCAGTTACCCGAGGGCGCGGGCCTGGGTGATCTGAGCGCGTACGACTACCAGGCCGCGCTGGTCGGCGCCTATGACAACGCGGCACCGGCCACGTTCAACCTCGCCACCGGCGCCCTGCGCGGGCTGTTGAACCATGCCGCCGACTGGGAATGGTGCCCCGACACCGTGCCGTACCGATTCGCTCGCCTGGCCCGGCCACGAAAGATCACCCACGATCACAACCGGGCGCTGACACGGGAGGTCATCGAGCGACTGTGCACCAACCCACGGCACGGGCTGCGGGAACGGACCTTGTGGCGGATGCTCTACGAAACAGCCGCCCGCGCGAACGAGGTCCTGCGCCTAGACGTCGGCGACCTGGACCTGAGTAACCGCACCGCCCACACCATCCGCAAAGGCGGCGACCGCGACACCCTGCACTACGCCACCGGTACCGCACGCCTGCTACCTCGACTGCTCGCTGGGCGCACCGGCGGGCCGGTGTTCCTATCCAGCCGGCCACCCCGCACCACCGCGCTACCCGCAGTGATCGACCTTGACACAGCCACGGGTCACGCCCGGCTGTCCTACCGCCAGGCCGCCGCTCTCTTCACCGACGCCACCAACGGAGCGACCCTGCACCAACTACGCCACTCTGCCTTGACCCACCTCGCCAACACCGGCACCAGCGGCCCCCTCCTCATGGCCAAATCCCGACACGCCGCACTGACCAGCCTGCAGCAATACGTCCACCCATCACAGACCGCCATTGCGCAGCTGACTACCGGCCTAGATCACAACGACCGAACTTAA